The Thomasclavelia ramosa DSM 1402 genome includes a region encoding these proteins:
- the holA gene encoding DNA polymerase III subunit delta: protein MIFVIYGEESFLMEQKLQSLKKEYDCNEDNMNISTYRANEDSLEEVYEDLITPPFLTDKKMVVLKNPYFLTTKKVKKDNNELEYFEKCLINSEEVIFVIYHVGKDFDERKKIVKNLRKQAQFFEIDKVNHYKLSDSTRQAIRRRDATIDDDALELLLSRLGDSLNNVALEVEKLCLYSKHITYDIVDELVSKPLDENVFALTSAILQKDRRKMFSIYHDLMILNEEPIKLIVLIAGQMRLIYQVKLLDRKGYNDKEIGKILGVNPYRLKYVRQEGKDFDLNELLQCLDDLSRLDVEIKTGKMDKKMGLELFMVRI from the coding sequence ATGATATTTGTAATATATGGTGAAGAAAGTTTTTTGATGGAACAAAAATTACAGTCTTTAAAAAAAGAATATGATTGTAATGAGGATAATATGAATATTTCAACATATCGGGCTAATGAAGATAGTTTAGAAGAAGTTTATGAAGATTTGATCACACCTCCTTTTTTAACCGACAAGAAAATGGTTGTGTTGAAAAACCCTTATTTTTTAACGACAAAGAAAGTAAAAAAAGATAATAATGAGTTAGAGTATTTTGAAAAATGTTTAATTAATAGTGAAGAAGTAATATTTGTAATTTATCATGTTGGTAAAGATTTTGATGAGCGTAAAAAAATTGTTAAAAATTTACGTAAACAAGCACAATTTTTTGAAATAGATAAAGTTAATCATTATAAGCTATCAGACAGTACACGTCAAGCAATCAGACGTCGAGATGCAACGATCGATGATGATGCATTAGAATTATTATTGAGTCGTTTAGGAGATAGTTTGAATAATGTTGCTCTTGAGGTGGAAAAACTATGTTTGTACAGCAAACATATTACATATGATATTGTTGATGAATTGGTAAGTAAGCCGTTGGATGAAAATGTTTTTGCATTAACTAGTGCGATTCTTCAAAAAGATCGAAGAAAAATGTTTTCGATTTATCATGATCTAATGATTTTAAATGAGGAACCAATTAAGTTGATTGTTCTTATAGCGGGTCAAATGCGGCTAATTTACCAAGTTAAATTATTGGATCGTAAAGGTTATAATGATAAAGAAATTGGAAAAATACTGGGAGTTAATCCTTACCGATTAAAATATGTTCGTCAAGAAGGAAAAGATTTTGATTTAAATGAATTATTGCAATGTTTAGATGATTTATCACGTCTTGATGTAGAAATCAAAACAGGTAAAATGGATAAAAAAATGGGTTTAGAATTATTTATGGTAAGAATTTAG
- a CDS encoding ComEC/Rec2 family competence protein: MSLRYHLIYYAVACLLGVLVMLIHPVFLVLLIIYAFFIIRHFGWGRLVTIGLVMIFFLVFIRWPQPTDEPIISGYIISRDEKSIVLKTTKTKIKVYGEFIGYEVGDELEIEVNYFEISRATNDNAFDYRNYLYSQGITNNASLLRLINSQKHNTLFQKLQKRIDGKELVNSYASMFILGIRDEMINDYYHQLTELSIVHLFALSGLHIHILRRLIKKVLIFLLPEYLINYLSLIIIGVYMYIIPYNISFMRAYLVMLLMTLFKKYLNQLDCFSLVAMFFVFMNPYIIYNLSFVFSYFMYLIIILINHHRYLNEIVYGASVPIVISIQYRINILSLFLGIILTPLISVLYQLLWLYVIFGNFFKPVISLVIEVLDNIVVFSTDFSFFINFSKPSLFFILGYYYIYFKLIVKINIKQRIHREILLLLSLVIMFYFKPYYQTFGQVVMIDVGQGDCFFIQQPYNQGNILIDTGGLRNKDLAALTLVPYLRSVGVFKLDHVFISHDDFDHSGAYQSLADQIEIGHTITSYQDKFKIGQVEIEILKTPESTDNNDSSLVLLVTINKLKYLFTGDISNAVERQLINDYPELKIDVLKVSHHGSNTGTSAAFLNAIKPKIALISCGKDNYYGHPHDDVITRLNDYGVKVYRSDEMGMVKIVYYGDDNYIFNDFND, encoded by the coding sequence ATGTCTTTAAGATATCATTTGATTTACTATGCGGTAGCATGTTTGTTAGGTGTTTTGGTCATGTTGATTCATCCAGTTTTTTTAGTGCTCTTAATTATTTATGCGTTCTTTATAATTCGTCATTTTGGGTGGGGGCGACTTGTAACGATAGGGCTGGTTATGATTTTCTTTTTAGTGTTTATTAGGTGGCCTCAGCCGACCGATGAACCAATTATAAGCGGGTATATAATTAGTAGGGATGAAAAGAGCATTGTATTGAAAACAACAAAAACAAAGATCAAAGTATATGGTGAGTTTATTGGCTATGAAGTTGGTGATGAATTAGAAATTGAGGTTAATTATTTTGAAATTAGTCGTGCAACAAACGATAACGCATTTGATTATCGTAACTATTTGTATAGTCAAGGGATTACTAATAATGCATCTTTACTACGCCTTATAAATAGTCAAAAACATAATACGCTTTTTCAAAAACTTCAAAAACGAATAGACGGTAAAGAGCTAGTTAATAGTTATGCAAGCATGTTTATTTTGGGAATAAGAGATGAAATGATCAATGATTATTATCATCAATTAACAGAGTTGTCGATTGTTCATTTGTTTGCTTTGTCAGGACTACATATTCATATATTAAGAAGGTTGATTAAAAAAGTATTAATTTTTTTATTACCGGAATATTTAATTAATTACCTCAGTCTAATTATAATTGGTGTGTATATGTATATTATTCCATATAATATTTCTTTTATGCGGGCGTATTTAGTAATGCTTTTGATGACTTTGTTTAAAAAGTATCTAAATCAATTAGACTGCTTTAGTCTTGTTGCTATGTTTTTTGTATTTATGAATCCATATATTATTTATAATTTATCTTTTGTTTTTTCCTATTTTATGTATTTAATAATTATTTTGATTAATCATCATAGGTACCTGAATGAGATAGTTTATGGAGCTAGCGTACCAATCGTTATTTCGATTCAATATCGAATTAATATACTGTCATTGTTTTTAGGGATTATTTTAACACCACTGATTTCAGTGTTATATCAACTGCTATGGTTATATGTGATTTTTGGTAATTTCTTTAAACCGGTTATTAGTCTAGTAATTGAAGTTCTAGATAATATTGTTGTTTTTAGTACGGACTTCTCTTTTTTTATTAATTTTTCTAAACCATCTTTATTTTTTATTTTAGGATATTACTATATTTATTTTAAATTAATAGTCAAAATAAATATTAAACAGCGAATTCACCGTGAGATTCTATTACTGCTAAGTTTAGTGATCATGTTTTATTTTAAACCATACTATCAGACTTTTGGTCAAGTGGTTATGATTGATGTAGGTCAAGGTGATTGTTTTTTTATTCAACAGCCTTATAATCAAGGAAATATTTTAATCGATACTGGGGGATTGCGAAATAAAGATCTAGCTGCTTTAACATTAGTACCATATTTACGTTCGGTAGGAGTGTTTAAATTAGATCATGTTTTTATTTCTCATGATGATTTTGATCATAGTGGAGCTTATCAGTCACTTGCGGATCAAATTGAAATTGGACATACTATTACATCATACCAAGATAAATTTAAAATTGGGCAGGTAGAAATTGAGATACTGAAAACACCTGAATCAACAGATAATAATGATAGTTCGTTAGTTTTGTTGGTAACGATCAATAAGTTGAAATATTTATTTACAGGGGATATATCCAATGCAGTAGAACGACAGTTGATCAACGATTATCCAGAGCTTAAAATTGATGTATTAAAGGTTTCCCACCATGGCAGTAATACGGGGACTAGTGCAGCTTTTTTAAATGCAATAAAACCTAAAATTGCCCTAATTAGCTGTGGTAAAGATAATTATTATGGTCATCCCCATGATGATGTAATTACCCGCTTAAATGATTATGGAGTAAAGGTTTATCGTAGTGATGAAATGGGCATGGTGAAGATTGTTTATTATGGTGATGATAATTATATTTTCAATGACTTTAATGATTAA
- a CDS encoding ComEA family DNA-binding protein translates to MKKHEIIGLLIILIISTVYSFTLPETSLNEIESDPQVKIIVEGKYNETLVFNSSPTIEDVFKALNTDNVYGFDQKTVLDSQTVFYIPINKNLISLNHASKEQLMTIKGIGPKTADKIIDYRNEHPFATIEEIKEVSGIGEKTYLRIRELLCL, encoded by the coding sequence GTGAAAAAACATGAAATTATTGGTTTGTTAATTATTTTAATTATCTCAACTGTTTATTCATTTACATTGCCTGAAACATCATTAAATGAAATTGAATCAGATCCACAAGTAAAAATAATTGTTGAAGGTAAGTATAATGAAACTTTAGTATTTAATTCTTCACCAACAATCGAAGATGTATTTAAAGCATTAAATACTGATAATGTTTATGGATTTGATCAAAAAACTGTTTTGGATAGCCAAACAGTTTTTTATATCCCTATAAATAAAAATTTAATTTCTTTAAATCATGCATCAAAAGAACAATTGATGACGATTAAGGGAATTGGGCCAAAAACTGCAGATAAAATTATTGATTATCGTAATGAACACCCATTTGCTACCATCGAAGAGATAAAAGAAGTATCAGGGATAGGAGAAAAAACTTATTTGCGAATAAGGGAGTTATTATGTCTTTAA
- the ruvB gene encoding Holliday junction branch migration DNA helicase RuvB, translating into MTRNEILDANVIDDDSSLRPSSFDEYVGQTNLKENLKVFVGAAKLRDESLDHVLLYGPPGLGKTTMSMIIANEMGTNIKITTGPSIEKTGDLVAILTALEPGDVLFIDEIHRLNKVVEEILYPAMEDFCVDVVIGKEASTRSVRIDLPPFTLVGATTRAGDLSAPLRDRFGIISKLEYYDETDLKTIIDRTSRVYSMPMDDDAKSALAMRSRGTPRIANRLFRRVRDFAQFNGEEIISKERTIEALDRLKVDQLGLDDVDHKYLLGIIHRFKGGPVGLESLAASIGEEPQTLEDVYEPYLLQIGLIKRTPRGRVATSEAYKHLNINIDE; encoded by the coding sequence ATGACAAGGAATGAGATTCTTGATGCAAATGTTATTGATGATGATAGTAGTTTGCGTCCTTCATCATTCGATGAATATGTTGGTCAAACTAACTTAAAAGAAAATCTAAAAGTTTTTGTTGGGGCAGCTAAACTGCGTGACGAATCACTAGATCATGTGTTATTGTACGGGCCTCCTGGACTAGGAAAGACAACGATGTCAATGATTATTGCTAATGAGATGGGGACAAATATCAAAATTACAACTGGTCCAAGTATTGAAAAAACTGGTGATTTAGTTGCTATTCTAACAGCATTGGAACCGGGTGATGTTTTATTTATTGATGAAATTCATCGTTTAAATAAAGTGGTTGAAGAAATTCTTTATCCAGCTATGGAAGATTTTTGTGTTGATGTAGTGATTGGTAAAGAAGCATCAACACGTTCAGTAAGAATTGATTTACCGCCATTTACTTTAGTTGGAGCAACAACTAGAGCTGGTGATCTGTCAGCACCATTACGAGACCGTTTTGGAATTATTTCTAAACTGGAATATTACGATGAAACGGATTTAAAAACGATTATTGATCGGACCAGTCGTGTCTACTCAATGCCAATGGATGATGACGCTAAATCGGCTTTGGCGATGCGTTCCCGCGGAACACCGCGTATTGCTAATCGATTATTTAGACGGGTTCGAGATTTTGCACAGTTCAACGGTGAAGAAATTATCAGTAAAGAGCGGACGATTGAGGCTTTAGATCGTCTTAAAGTAGATCAATTAGGACTAGATGATGTGGATCATAAATACTTGTTAGGAATCATTCATCGCTTTAAGGGGGGACCGGTAGGTCTGGAATCTCTGGCAGCTTCAATTGGAGAAGAACCACAAACATTAGAAGATGTCTACGAACCTTATCTTCTTCAAATCGGTTTGATAAAGAGAACTCCTCGCGGTCGTGTTGCAACGAGTGAAGCATATAAACATTTAAATATAAATATTGATGAATAA